The following proteins are co-located in the Castanea sativa cultivar Marrone di Chiusa Pesio chromosome 8, ASM4071231v1 genome:
- the LOC142608365 gene encoding protein WVD2-like 7 isoform X2 — protein sequence MAGEVEESYNFSFQADSLHSGSISFGRFEKEPLSWERRSSFSHNRYLEEVEKCSKPGSVIEKKAYFEAHFKKKGLLLPNSSECYSGSEYQTSENDILESREEFEHVNEGSHYAHFHESPEGSEHHAESEVTGCGMVKPGVSYSAPRMESVLNNADNSIDGNAADVNAGETHQAESGCDKFRSVNDEPEIRGNHNLNGDDVNADESCKAQVHDKLDIEVNQNLHCNAVNADKSPKGIDQSPKTGPAAKVDKTSLEHLRTPSPKLKAATGTKPLKPRVFRVQRDISGAASKDPAKNPSRRERESSPRTNTEKNSSKTSFPTTRAVHRTPISEDSRSQKAKLIHDNKSIGEKGSRRKKVGESQPSSMKAESGGHLTANRLHRTVNSTNEDARPGAATFSFKSDERAERRKELEEKMHAKEAEINQIQAKTQEKTEAEIKQFRKSLNFKATPMPSFYHVAMPSGSDGKQVVLSTNNKVNKARSKSTSPGSRAVAGSKSYFKAGNDQAPSTSESVDTSEPLDASEETIFPLTEHSGGSEILQTAYTNQSFPPEATTRNEVTGRKERGKEKDTSLHKHRVSETHKVTKSQRVDRKQKVGARRSSNEMARKDMKNIGIGSSSGMGHLTVGVAS from the exons ATGGCTGGAGAGGTTGAAGAATCCTATAATTTTAGCTTTCag GCAGATTCTCTACATTCTGGATCTATATCATTTGGAAGGTTTGAAAAAGAACCATTATCTTGGGAAAGGAGGTCATCTTTCTCACATAATAGGTACCTTGAGGAGGTTGAAAAATGCTCGAAACCGGGTTCAGTTATTGAGAAGAAAGCTTATTTTGAAGCTCATTTCAAGAAGAAGGGTCTTCTTCTTCCAAATTCATCCGAGTGCTATAGTGGGTCTGAATATCAAACTAGTGAAAATGATATCTTGGAGAGCAGAGAAGAATTTGAACATGTAAATGAAGGTAGCCACTATGCTCACTTTCATGAGAGCCCTGAGGGTTCAGAGCATCATGCAGAATCCGAAGTAACAGGATGTGGCATGGTGAAGCCAGGGGTTTCCTACTCTGCTCCTCGGATGGAATCCGTTTTGAACAATGCTGATAATTCAATAGATGGTAATGCTGCGGATGTTAATGCTGGGGAAACACATCAAGCTGAATCTGGGTGTGACAAGTTTCGTTCAGTTAATGATGAACCAGAGATAAGAGGAAATCATAATCTTAATGGTGATGATGTGAATGCTGATGAATCATGTAAAGCCCAAGTTCATGACAAACTAGATATTGAGGTAAATCAGAACCTTCATTGCAATGCAGTAAATGCCGATAAATCACCAAAAGGCATTGACCAATCTCCCAAGACTGGACCTGCTGCGAAAGTTGACAAAACTAGCTTGGAACATTTGCGAACCCCTTCTCCAAAG TTGAAGGCTGCAACGGGAACCAAACCTTTGAAGCCCAGAGTTTTTCGAGTCCAGAGAGACATTTCTGGTGCTGCATCTAAAGACCCTGCAAAGAATCCAAGTAGAAGGGAAAGAGAGAGTTCACCAAGAACAAATACAGAAAAGAATTCGTCAAAAACTAGCTTTCCAACTACACGTGCTGTGCACAGAACTCCAATCTCAGAG GATTCTAGAAGTCAGAAGGCAAAATTAATTCATGACAATAAAAG TATTGGTGAAAAGGGATCAAGGAGAAAGAAAGTTGGTGAATCTCAACCCTCTTCAATGAAGGCTGAATCAGGAGGACATCTAACAGCAAACAG GCTTCATCGCACTGTGAATTCGACAAATGAAGATGCAAGGCCAGGTGCTGCAACTTTCAGTTTCAAAAGCGACGAACGAGCAGAAAGGAGGAAAGAG TTGGAGGAGAAAATGCATGCTAAGGAGGCTGAGATAAATCAAATTCAAGCAAAAACACAG GAGAAGACAGAAGCTGAGATCAAACAATTCCGGAAAAGCCTAAACTTCAAGGCAACGCCTATGCCTTCTTTTTATCATGTAGCTATGCCATCAGGGTCAGATGGGAAGCAG gtcGTATTAAGTACCAACAATAAAGTTAATAAAGCACGAAGTAAGTCTACAAGTCCAGGGAGTAGAGCTGTTGCAGGatcaaaatcatattttaaggCAGGAAATGATCAAGCTCCCTCTACCAGTGAATCTGTTGACACATCTGAACCACTTGATGCCTCAGAGGAGACCATCTTCCCATTGACTGAGCATTCTGGAGGCAGTGAAATCTTGCAGACTGCATATACCAACCAAAGTTTTCCCCCAGAAGCTACAACTAGAAATGAGGTCACAGGGAGGAAAGAGCGAGGAAAGGAGAAGGATACTAGTTTGCATAAACATCGTGTATCAGAAACTCATAAGGTGACAAAAAGTCAAAGAGTTGATAGGAAACAGAAAGTGGGAGCCCGGAGAAGTAGCAATGAGATGGCAAGGAAGGACATGAAAAACATTGGCATTGGTAGCAGTTCTGGAATGGGTCATCTAACAGTTGGTGTTGCCTCTTGA
- the LOC142608365 gene encoding protein WVD2-like 7 isoform X1, which produces MAGEVEESYNFSFQADSLHSGSISFGRFEKEPLSWERRSSFSHNRYLEEVEKCSKPGSVIEKKAYFEAHFKKKGLLLPNSSECYSGSEYQTSENDILESREEFEHVNEGSHYAHFHESPEGSEHHAESEVTGCGMVKPGVSYSAPRMESVLNNADNSIDGNAADVNAGETHQAESGCDKFRSVNDEPEIRGNHNLNGDDVNADESCKAQVHDKLDIEVNQNLHCNAVNADKSPKGIDQSPKTGPAAKVDKTSLEHLRTPSPKLKAATGTKPLKPRVFRVQRDISGAASKDPAKNPSRRERESSPRTNTEKNSSKTSFPTTRAVHRTPISEDSRSQKAKLIHDNKSIGEKGSRRKKVGESQPSSMKAESGGHLTANRLHRTVNSTNEDARPGAATFSFKSDERAERRKEFYMKLEEKMHAKEAEINQIQAKTQEKTEAEIKQFRKSLNFKATPMPSFYHVAMPSGSDGKQVVLSTNNKVNKARSKSTSPGSRAVAGSKSYFKAGNDQAPSTSESVDTSEPLDASEETIFPLTEHSGGSEILQTAYTNQSFPPEATTRNEVTGRKERGKEKDTSLHKHRVSETHKVTKSQRVDRKQKVGARRSSNEMARKDMKNIGIGSSSGMGHLTVGVAS; this is translated from the exons ATGGCTGGAGAGGTTGAAGAATCCTATAATTTTAGCTTTCag GCAGATTCTCTACATTCTGGATCTATATCATTTGGAAGGTTTGAAAAAGAACCATTATCTTGGGAAAGGAGGTCATCTTTCTCACATAATAGGTACCTTGAGGAGGTTGAAAAATGCTCGAAACCGGGTTCAGTTATTGAGAAGAAAGCTTATTTTGAAGCTCATTTCAAGAAGAAGGGTCTTCTTCTTCCAAATTCATCCGAGTGCTATAGTGGGTCTGAATATCAAACTAGTGAAAATGATATCTTGGAGAGCAGAGAAGAATTTGAACATGTAAATGAAGGTAGCCACTATGCTCACTTTCATGAGAGCCCTGAGGGTTCAGAGCATCATGCAGAATCCGAAGTAACAGGATGTGGCATGGTGAAGCCAGGGGTTTCCTACTCTGCTCCTCGGATGGAATCCGTTTTGAACAATGCTGATAATTCAATAGATGGTAATGCTGCGGATGTTAATGCTGGGGAAACACATCAAGCTGAATCTGGGTGTGACAAGTTTCGTTCAGTTAATGATGAACCAGAGATAAGAGGAAATCATAATCTTAATGGTGATGATGTGAATGCTGATGAATCATGTAAAGCCCAAGTTCATGACAAACTAGATATTGAGGTAAATCAGAACCTTCATTGCAATGCAGTAAATGCCGATAAATCACCAAAAGGCATTGACCAATCTCCCAAGACTGGACCTGCTGCGAAAGTTGACAAAACTAGCTTGGAACATTTGCGAACCCCTTCTCCAAAG TTGAAGGCTGCAACGGGAACCAAACCTTTGAAGCCCAGAGTTTTTCGAGTCCAGAGAGACATTTCTGGTGCTGCATCTAAAGACCCTGCAAAGAATCCAAGTAGAAGGGAAAGAGAGAGTTCACCAAGAACAAATACAGAAAAGAATTCGTCAAAAACTAGCTTTCCAACTACACGTGCTGTGCACAGAACTCCAATCTCAGAG GATTCTAGAAGTCAGAAGGCAAAATTAATTCATGACAATAAAAG TATTGGTGAAAAGGGATCAAGGAGAAAGAAAGTTGGTGAATCTCAACCCTCTTCAATGAAGGCTGAATCAGGAGGACATCTAACAGCAAACAG GCTTCATCGCACTGTGAATTCGACAAATGAAGATGCAAGGCCAGGTGCTGCAACTTTCAGTTTCAAAAGCGACGAACGAGCAGAAAGGAGGAAAGAG TTCTATATGAAGTTGGAGGAGAAAATGCATGCTAAGGAGGCTGAGATAAATCAAATTCAAGCAAAAACACAG GAGAAGACAGAAGCTGAGATCAAACAATTCCGGAAAAGCCTAAACTTCAAGGCAACGCCTATGCCTTCTTTTTATCATGTAGCTATGCCATCAGGGTCAGATGGGAAGCAG gtcGTATTAAGTACCAACAATAAAGTTAATAAAGCACGAAGTAAGTCTACAAGTCCAGGGAGTAGAGCTGTTGCAGGatcaaaatcatattttaaggCAGGAAATGATCAAGCTCCCTCTACCAGTGAATCTGTTGACACATCTGAACCACTTGATGCCTCAGAGGAGACCATCTTCCCATTGACTGAGCATTCTGGAGGCAGTGAAATCTTGCAGACTGCATATACCAACCAAAGTTTTCCCCCAGAAGCTACAACTAGAAATGAGGTCACAGGGAGGAAAGAGCGAGGAAAGGAGAAGGATACTAGTTTGCATAAACATCGTGTATCAGAAACTCATAAGGTGACAAAAAGTCAAAGAGTTGATAGGAAACAGAAAGTGGGAGCCCGGAGAAGTAGCAATGAGATGGCAAGGAAGGACATGAAAAACATTGGCATTGGTAGCAGTTCTGGAATGGGTCATCTAACAGTTGGTGTTGCCTCTTGA
- the LOC142605580 gene encoding putative aquaporin NIP-type, producing MSLHEITKMEGGSTSSKAGGSITDKICTSSETVQLIQKVIAEVIGTYMLIFAGCGSVVVNKLYGSVTFPGICVVWGLIVMVLIYSLGHISGAHFNPAVTITHSIFRRFPLKQVPLYILAQVIGSILASATLCGIFTVHKDEFFGTVPTGSNAQSLVIEIIISFLLMFVICGVATDNRAIGELAGLAVGMTILLNVFVAGPVSGASMNPARSLGPAVIVHVYKGLWIYIIGPPIGTIFGALAYHIIRFTDKPLREITKSSSFLKSMSRE from the exons ATGTCTTTACATGAAATAACAAAGATGGAAGGAGGTAGTACCTCAAGCAAAGCCGGTGGCAGCATAACCGATAAGATATGCACTTCATCGGAGACGGTTCAACTCATTCAAAAG gtCATTGCTGAAGTCATTGGAACATACATGTTAATCTTTGCTGGGTGTGGTTCGGTTGTTGTCAATAAGTTATACGGCTCAGTAACATTTCCAGGGATTTGTGTAGTATGGGGTTTGATTGTCATGGTCTTGATTTATTCTCTTGGCCACATATCTGGGGCTCACTTTAATCCTGCAGTGACTATAACTCATTCAATCTTTAGACGTTTCCCTCTCAAACAG GTGCCTCTATATATCTTGGCGCAGGTTATAGGATCAATTCTTGCTAGTGCCACGTTATGTGGTATTTTTACTGTGCATAAAGATGAATTCTTTGGAACAGTGCCCACTGGATCCAATGCGCAATCTCTTGTTATCGAGATCATCATCTCCTTTCTTTTGATGTTTGTTATTTGCGGCGTTGCCACAGACAATAGAGCA ATTGGAGAATTGGCAGGACTTGCTGTTGGAATGACAATACTTCTAAACGTCTTTGTTGCCGG GCCAGTATCTGGGGCATCTATGAACCCAGCCAGGAGTCTTGGGCCTGCTGTTATAGTGCATGTATACAAGGGACTTTGGATTTATATTATAGGGCCACCCATAGGGACCATTTTTGGTGCTTTAGCCTATCATATCATTAGATTCACTGATAAACCACTCCGGGAGATAACCAAGAGTTCGTCTTTCCTCAAAAGCATGTCCAGAGAATAA